In the genome of Solibacillus silvestris, one region contains:
- a CDS encoding pyrophosphatase (hydrolyzes pyrophosphate formed during serine-46-phosphorylated HPr dephosphorylation), with the protein MKTKALLFDFDGTLLNTNDLIIQTFMYIFDEKFPGQYSTEDCLRFIGPSLKQTFDELTPGETDVMIGKYKEWNAINHDRLVTSYDAVVETLEELHKLGIKMAIVSTKSRESLARGLKVLCAEQFFDVIVGLDDVEHVKPHPEPVLLALQKLGIEKEEAIMIGDNSHDIEGGQNAGVRTAGVAWSAKGVDYLMSYEPTYMLHHMRDLLEIVKGE; encoded by the coding sequence ATGAAAACAAAAGCATTGCTGTTTGATTTTGACGGCACATTATTAAATACAAACGATTTAATCATCCAGACATTCATGTATATTTTTGACGAAAAATTTCCCGGGCAATATTCGACAGAAGACTGCCTAAGATTCATTGGTCCGTCATTAAAACAGACATTTGACGAATTAACACCTGGTGAAACTGATGTCATGATCGGGAAATATAAAGAGTGGAACGCCATCAACCACGACCGTTTAGTAACAAGCTATGATGCAGTAGTCGAAACATTGGAAGAGCTCCATAAATTAGGAATCAAAATGGCGATTGTTTCAACGAAGAGCAGAGAAAGTCTTGCCCGTGGTTTAAAAGTACTTTGTGCGGAACAGTTCTTTGATGTTATTGTCGGGTTAGATGACGTGGAGCATGTGAAACCACATCCGGAACCGGTTCTATTAGCATTGCAAAAGCTAGGTATTGAAAAAGAGGAAGCGATTATGATTGGCGACAATTCACATGATATTGAGGGCGGACAAAATGCAGGTGTCCGAACAGCGGGGGTTGCGTGGTCTGCCAAAGGTGTCGATTATTTAATGTCCTATGAGCCAACCTATATGCTTCATCATATGCGTGATTTATTGGAAATTGTGAAAGGGGAGTAG
- a CDS encoding prolipoprotein diacylglyceryl transferase, which yields MVTNLLAINPVAFHLGPIPVNWYGIIIGLGIVVAYFLAQKESVRRGLDPEFFADLLIWAIPISILSARVYYVVMKWDYYSQHPGSIIQIWNGGIAIHGALIGAFITAYIFTKKRKVSFLKLADIAAPSILVGQIIGRWGNFVNQEAYGGPVSREFLEGLFLPNWLIEQMYISEDGNYVHPTFLYESLWNVVGLVILLFARKLNWRRGEMFFFYLIWYSIGRFYIEGLRTDSLYLVGDLRSAQVVSIIGITVGIIAIVYRRMKVKPVIHYLDEEKPAATKNNNKNKKSKKK from the coding sequence ATGGTTACAAATTTATTAGCAATTAATCCGGTGGCATTCCACTTAGGACCAATACCGGTGAACTGGTACGGAATTATTATCGGGCTCGGTATTGTCGTTGCCTATTTTCTCGCACAAAAAGAGTCGGTTCGCCGTGGATTAGATCCTGAGTTTTTCGCCGACCTGCTCATTTGGGCGATTCCGATTTCAATCCTTTCAGCCCGCGTGTATTACGTTGTGATGAAGTGGGACTACTATAGTCAACATCCGGGTAGTATCATTCAAATTTGGAATGGCGGTATTGCGATCCATGGTGCATTAATTGGTGCGTTTATTACAGCATACATATTTACGAAAAAGCGTAAAGTGAGCTTCTTGAAACTGGCCGATATTGCGGCACCAAGTATTCTCGTTGGTCAAATTATTGGGCGATGGGGCAATTTCGTAAATCAGGAAGCTTATGGCGGCCCTGTATCACGAGAATTTTTGGAAGGCTTGTTTTTACCGAATTGGCTGATCGAACAAATGTACATTAGTGAAGATGGGAACTATGTACATCCGACTTTCTTGTATGAATCATTATGGAATGTAGTCGGTTTAGTCATTTTGCTGTTTGCCCGCAAATTAAACTGGCGACGCGGCGAAATGTTTTTCTTCTATTTAATCTGGTATTCAATCGGACGTTTCTACATCGAAGGCTTACGAACAGATAGCTTATACTTAGTGGGCGATTTGCGCTCTGCTCAAGTTGTTTCAATCATCGGTATTACGGTCGGTATTATTGCCATTGTTTATCGCCGTATGAAAGTAAAACCGGTTATCCACTATTTAGATGAGGAAAAACCTGCTGCGACGAAAAATAATAATAAAAATAAGAAGAGCAAGAAGAAGTAA
- a CDS encoding HPr kinase/phosphorylase (catalyzes the phosphorylation of the phosphocarrier protein HPr of the bacterial phosphotransferase system) → MIQVIAKDVMEKFNLELVSGEAGVGRYITTSDISRPGLEMAGYFTHYPADRVQLLGKTELSFFEMLPEEEKRSRMKQLCSDETPAIIISRDLDVPQELIDASNENHVPVLVTKLTTTRFSSRLTNFLESKLAPTTAIHGVLVDVYGIGVLIIGKSGVGKSETALELVKKGHRLVADDSVEIRQEGENMLVGFPPPLLEHLLEIRGIGIIDIMTLFGASAVRPYKRITLIIELENWDPDKFYDRLGLDEEKMKIIDSEVTKLTIPVQPGRNVSVIIEVAAMNYRLKKMGVNAAEEFSRRLDDMLVPNDEIDDY, encoded by the coding sequence ATGATTCAAGTAATTGCGAAAGATGTTATGGAAAAGTTTAATTTGGAGCTAGTCAGCGGGGAAGCCGGAGTTGGGCGATACATAACGACGAGTGATATATCCCGCCCAGGTTTGGAAATGGCCGGCTATTTTACACATTATCCAGCTGATCGTGTTCAGCTGTTAGGTAAAACAGAGCTCTCATTTTTCGAAATGTTGCCTGAAGAGGAAAAAAGAAGCCGGATGAAGCAACTTTGTTCGGATGAAACACCAGCGATTATTATTTCGCGTGATTTGGACGTGCCTCAGGAACTGATTGATGCATCGAATGAAAATCATGTCCCTGTGCTCGTGACAAAGCTGACGACGACTAGGTTTTCAAGCCGGTTGACGAACTTTTTGGAAAGCAAGCTTGCGCCAACAACTGCCATTCATGGGGTTCTCGTTGATGTTTATGGAATTGGTGTACTTATCATTGGTAAAAGTGGTGTCGGTAAAAGTGAGACGGCACTCGAGCTTGTGAAAAAAGGGCATCGGTTAGTAGCAGATGATAGTGTGGAAATTCGTCAGGAAGGCGAAAACATGCTTGTTGGTTTCCCGCCTCCATTATTGGAACATCTGCTGGAAATTCGAGGTATTGGTATTATTGATATTATGACATTGTTCGGTGCGAGTGCGGTACGTCCATACAAGCGTATTACTTTGATAATAGAGCTTGAAAATTGGGATCCGGATAAGTTTTATGATCGTCTAGGTTTGGATGAGGAAAAAATGAAAATTATTGATTCAGAAGTAACGAAGCTGACAATTCCAGTACAGCCTGGTCGAAATGTATCTGTAATTATTGAAGTAGCTGCGATGAATTACCGTCTGAAGAAAATGGGAGTCAATGCAGCTGAGGAATTTTCACGTCGTCTGGACGATATGCTTGTTCCGAATGATGAAATAGACGATTATTAA
- a CDS encoding histidine kinase, with product MEVFVGRQPIFNKHEEIVAYELLYRNNYTNQFPNIDANKATVELIINSFLSIGIKELANGKPSFINFTENLIMQDSIDVIEPEQIVIEILENIPITMELIERLKQLKNAGNKIALDDFVINDEVLIYDELFPQIDYIKIDFLHSGEHERTAIENTIKSKFPHIKLLAEKVETREQYNIAKQSGYSLFQGYFFEKPQILTATDIPANLFQYFQIISLLRDDEANIDVLANHIEREISLSYRLLKLINGSSRRSKTKVRSIKQAILLLGLTELRRWIYLLAMRESDVNRNNDVFQELMYASLFRAKVCEKVARRNYKKNFSEYFLVGLFSLIDSLLKRPMNAIVSQLPLSETILETISGEHTEMTPYLQFGTALSKLDWESIIPLSRKLNIPVEGLLPMYEEVKAWVDEALIIQ from the coding sequence ATGGAAGTATTTGTTGGGCGACAACCTATATTTAACAAACATGAAGAAATCGTAGCATATGAGTTGTTGTATCGAAATAATTACACCAACCAGTTTCCGAATATTGATGCAAATAAAGCAACCGTTGAGCTGATCATCAATTCATTTCTTTCGATTGGCATTAAGGAGCTGGCCAATGGAAAGCCATCTTTCATTAACTTTACGGAAAACCTGATTATGCAGGATTCAATAGACGTTATTGAACCCGAACAAATTGTCATTGAAATATTGGAAAATATTCCGATTACAATGGAATTGATCGAACGGCTCAAACAATTAAAAAATGCGGGAAATAAAATTGCGCTTGATGATTTTGTCATTAATGATGAAGTTTTGATCTATGATGAACTCTTTCCGCAAATCGATTATATAAAAATCGATTTTTTACATAGTGGTGAACATGAGAGAACTGCAATTGAAAATACAATTAAATCGAAATTTCCTCATATTAAGCTATTGGCAGAAAAAGTAGAGACGCGTGAGCAGTATAATATTGCTAAACAATCGGGCTATTCTTTATTTCAAGGCTATTTTTTTGAAAAGCCGCAAATACTGACAGCGACAGACATACCGGCAAATCTGTTTCAATATTTTCAGATTATCTCGTTGTTGCGGGATGATGAGGCCAATATCGATGTATTGGCGAATCATATTGAACGAGAAATTTCATTATCGTACCGGTTGCTCAAATTAATCAATGGTTCATCAAGACGTTCGAAAACGAAAGTCCGCTCGATTAAACAGGCTATATTATTACTAGGTTTAACGGAGTTGCGGAGATGGATTTATTTACTGGCGATGCGGGAATCGGACGTGAATCGAAATAATGATGTGTTTCAGGAGTTAATGTATGCATCGTTGTTCAGAGCAAAAGTCTGTGAAAAAGTTGCACGTCGTAACTACAAAAAGAATTTCTCGGAATATTTTTTAGTTGGTCTGTTTTCATTGATTGATTCTTTATTAAAACGGCCTATGAATGCAATTGTTTCGCAGTTGCCGCTATCGGAAACGATTTTGGAAACAATCTCAGGTGAACATACGGAAATGACGCCGTATTTACAATTTGGGACGGCTTTAAGCAAATTGGACTGGGAAAGTATTATTCCATTATCTCGTAAATTAAACATACCGGTCGAAGGGCTATTGCCGATGTATGAAGAAGTGAAAGCATGGGTAGATGAGGCACTAATAATCCAATAA
- a CDS encoding enoyl-CoA hydratase (Catalyzes the reversible hydration of unsaturated fatty acyl-CoA to beta-hydroxyacyl-CoA) codes for MNTVKYEQKDFIAYVTLNRPDMLNAFNYEMLEQLRNVMESIQIHPDIRLVIITGSGDKAFSVGADLKERKTLPDTLVKRNLNRFGEVFTLIEQLPQPTICVLNGYAFGGGLELALACDFRIAADTVSLGLTETGLGIIPGAGGTQRLPRLIGEAKALELILTAKRMTAHEALDYGVVTKVAPVESLHEVTADFAALFLRNAPIAIQQAKFAVKQGMKTDIQTGLQIERKAYELTIPTEDRIEALNAFAEKRPPQFKGR; via the coding sequence GTGAACACTGTAAAATATGAGCAAAAAGACTTTATTGCATATGTAACACTTAATCGCCCCGATATGTTAAACGCCTTTAATTATGAAATGCTGGAACAATTACGCAATGTCATGGAATCCATACAAATTCATCCTGACATTCGTCTTGTCATCATTACAGGTTCCGGTGATAAAGCCTTTTCAGTTGGTGCGGATTTAAAAGAACGTAAAACATTGCCGGATACACTTGTAAAACGCAACTTAAATCGATTCGGGGAAGTATTTACGCTTATTGAGCAATTACCACAACCGACAATTTGTGTATTAAACGGCTATGCCTTTGGCGGCGGACTTGAGCTTGCGCTTGCCTGTGATTTTCGTATTGCTGCTGATACAGTTTCACTTGGCTTAACGGAAACAGGCTTAGGCATCATCCCGGGTGCAGGCGGAACACAGCGACTGCCGCGCTTAATCGGTGAAGCGAAAGCATTGGAGCTTATTTTGACAGCAAAACGAATGACTGCGCATGAAGCACTTGACTATGGTGTCGTTACGAAAGTGGCACCGGTCGAAAGTTTACATGAAGTGACAGCCGACTTTGCCGCACTTTTTTTAAGAAATGCGCCGATTGCGATCCAGCAGGCTAAATTTGCTGTAAAACAAGGGATGAAAACAGATATTCAAACAGGTCTCCAAATTGAACGAAAAGCATATGAACTGACAATTCCTACCGAAGACCGGATTGAAGCACTGAATGCCTTTGCTGAAAAAAGGCCACCTCAGTTTAAAGGTAGATAA
- a CDS encoding peptidase — protein MTKYMTKESLFEIQSIANPVLAPNEQEAVFIRTHINEKENNYNAHLFHIDLESGEITQWTYGNERVSSPQWSTDGKQVAFLVKRNEKQQLYILNRRGGEAQEITTLPNGVNSFLWSPCGEKVWITSTVKKGLDITKEEEKEDTKFPKAYVVDKMKYKADSVGLLKQDRYSQIAAVDLATKEVNTFTVGNYSHSLQGISHDGKTLVIGVNREENTDNVFRTPLYLVDVDTKEETVLIEEDGYFGGVEFSFDDRYIAFGGSDNTFRNATHGHVYIYDTETKTTQKLTEMLDLPVGDYGVADIQQGVSAPSVMWTENNDLYFQVSTQGDIRLYYATLEGALYPASPENEHVYGYAIFKNGNRALLTVSNGTFPGELFDFDITTGERKQLTTFNEKFLNETTLSEPEAISYTSNDGLTVHGWIMKPAQYTEGEKYPLIVEVHGGPHTLYANTFFHEMQLLAAKGYGVLYVNPRGSHGYSQEFVDGVRGNYGDGDYEDIMAGVDYALENYSWIDESRLGITGGSYGGFMTNWVVGHTNRFKAAVTQRSISNWISFYGVSDIGYYFSEWQMLADMNDVEKLWHHSPLKYAANVETPLLILHSERDFRCPIEQAEQLYITLKSMGKEVGFVRFPECDHNLSRTGIPNLRLERLEQITGWFEKYL, from the coding sequence ATGACAAAGTATATGACAAAAGAAAGCTTATTCGAAATTCAATCCATTGCAAATCCGGTACTTGCGCCAAATGAGCAAGAGGCGGTATTTATTCGTACACATATTAATGAAAAAGAGAATAATTACAATGCCCATCTGTTCCACATTGACCTGGAATCAGGGGAAATAACGCAATGGACTTACGGTAATGAACGTGTCTCAAGCCCACAGTGGTCAACAGACGGCAAACAAGTCGCATTTTTAGTGAAACGCAATGAAAAACAGCAACTATACATATTAAACCGTCGTGGCGGGGAAGCACAGGAAATTACGACACTTCCAAATGGCGTCAATTCATTTTTATGGAGTCCTTGTGGTGAGAAAGTTTGGATCACAAGCACAGTTAAAAAAGGGTTGGACATTACGAAAGAGGAAGAAAAAGAAGATACGAAATTCCCGAAAGCCTATGTCGTCGACAAAATGAAATACAAAGCAGATAGTGTCGGGTTATTGAAGCAGGACCGCTATTCACAAATTGCTGCTGTAGATTTGGCAACAAAAGAAGTGAATACTTTTACAGTAGGAAATTATTCACATAGTCTACAAGGCATTTCACATGACGGGAAAACATTGGTGATCGGTGTGAATCGTGAAGAAAATACGGATAATGTATTCCGTACACCGCTTTACCTAGTAGATGTAGACACGAAAGAAGAAACGGTACTAATTGAGGAAGATGGCTACTTTGGTGGTGTTGAGTTTTCATTCGATGACCGTTATATTGCATTTGGCGGTTCGGATAATACATTCAGAAATGCAACACATGGCCATGTCTATATTTATGATACAGAAACGAAAACAACACAAAAGCTGACAGAGATGCTGGACTTGCCGGTTGGTGATTATGGTGTTGCAGACATTCAGCAAGGTGTATCTGCTCCATCTGTAATGTGGACGGAAAACAATGATTTGTATTTCCAAGTATCTACACAAGGGGATATTCGCTTATATTATGCAACGTTAGAGGGCGCACTTTATCCTGCGTCACCTGAAAATGAGCATGTATATGGCTATGCAATCTTTAAAAACGGCAACCGTGCATTATTGACGGTATCCAATGGAACATTCCCTGGGGAGCTGTTTGACTTTGATATTACAACAGGTGAGCGCAAGCAGTTAACAACATTTAACGAAAAGTTTTTAAATGAGACTACGCTGTCAGAACCGGAAGCGATTTCGTATACATCAAATGACGGTTTGACTGTACATGGCTGGATTATGAAGCCTGCACAGTATACAGAAGGAGAAAAATATCCATTAATTGTTGAGGTACACGGCGGACCGCATACTTTATATGCGAATACGTTTTTCCATGAGATGCAGCTATTGGCGGCGAAAGGATATGGTGTGCTTTATGTAAACCCACGAGGCAGTCATGGCTACAGTCAGGAATTTGTTGATGGTGTGCGCGGTAATTATGGTGATGGAGACTATGAAGATATCATGGCTGGTGTTGATTATGCACTCGAAAATTATTCATGGATTGATGAGTCGCGTTTAGGGATTACTGGCGGAAGCTATGGCGGCTTTATGACGAACTGGGTTGTTGGTCATACGAACCGCTTTAAAGCAGCTGTTACCCAACGTTCAATCTCAAACTGGATCAGCTTCTACGGCGTATCGGATATCGGATATTATTTCTCGGAATGGCAAATGCTCGCAGATATGAATGATGTGGAAAAACTGTGGCACCATTCACCATTAAAATATGCGGCTAATGTGGAAACACCGCTGCTTATTTTACACAGTGAACGTGATTTCCGCTGCCCGATTGAGCAGGCTGAGCAACTTTATATTACGCTTAAGAGCATGGGCAAAGAGGTCGGTTTCGTCCGTTTCCCTGAATGTGACCACAACTTATCACGTACAGGTATCCCGAACTTACGATTAGAACGACTTGAGCAAATTACAGGCTGGTTTGAGAAATATTTATAA
- a CDS encoding long-chain fatty acid--CoA ligase (activates fatty acids by binding to coenzyme A), translated as MNLVEKVRQQAFEQPEKTAYYFLGKGTSYGELEQSVARFAAALEDLGVKKGDHIAFLLGNTPHFIISLYASMRIGAVAIPINPIYTADEISYIIQNGDVKVVIALDLLLPLVEAGVHRFPQVEQYIICETTEDIGEKYAALSDGAKEKTKLFSQVLATTARTTDPVEVAPDDTAIILYTSGTTGHPKGAMLTHNNLFSNARDIGDYLKMTSEDRIVATLPVFHVFALTVVVNSPLTRGATILLAPRFSPGEIFELISTYKATVFAGVPTMYNFLYQYDKANVAAFSTIRLAISGGASLPVSLLHNFEQKFNVRISEGYGLSEASPVTCFNPTDRERKPGSIGQSISNVENKVVDENGDEVGVGEVGELIVRGPNVMKGYYNMPEETAVAIRDGWLYTGDLARKDEEGYFYIVDRKKDMIIVGGYNVYPREVEEVLFSHEGIVEAAVVGFPDLDFGEAVHAYVVLKDPSLTVEAIREFCADRIVKYKVPTVIEILDELPKNTTGKILRRSLKEIART; from the coding sequence TTGAATTTAGTTGAAAAGGTAAGACAACAAGCTTTCGAACAACCAGAAAAAACAGCGTACTACTTTTTAGGTAAAGGCACATCTTACGGTGAATTGGAGCAATCTGTTGCACGATTTGCAGCTGCTTTGGAAGATTTAGGTGTAAAAAAAGGCGATCATATCGCGTTTCTATTAGGTAATACACCGCATTTCATCATCAGTTTATACGCGTCAATGCGTATTGGTGCTGTGGCAATTCCGATTAATCCAATCTATACAGCAGATGAAATTTCATACATCATACAAAATGGTGATGTAAAAGTTGTTATCGCACTTGATTTACTATTACCGCTTGTGGAGGCAGGGGTGCATAGATTCCCACAAGTAGAACAATATATCATTTGCGAAACGACTGAAGATATCGGTGAAAAGTATGCCGCGCTTTCAGATGGGGCGAAAGAAAAAACGAAGCTGTTTTCACAAGTATTAGCAACAACAGCACGTACAACGGATCCAGTAGAAGTAGCGCCTGATGATACGGCGATAATTTTATATACTTCCGGTACGACGGGTCATCCGAAAGGTGCCATGCTGACACATAATAATTTATTCTCCAATGCAAGAGATATTGGCGATTACTTAAAAATGACATCAGAAGATCGTATTGTGGCAACATTGCCGGTTTTCCACGTCTTTGCATTAACGGTCGTTGTCAATTCACCGTTAACACGAGGTGCAACGATCTTATTAGCGCCACGCTTTAGTCCGGGAGAAATTTTCGAGTTAATTTCGACGTATAAAGCAACAGTATTTGCGGGTGTTCCGACAATGTACAATTTCCTTTATCAATATGACAAAGCGAATGTTGCTGCATTCTCAACAATCCGTTTAGCGATTTCAGGTGGTGCTTCATTACCTGTATCATTGCTACATAACTTTGAGCAAAAGTTCAATGTACGAATTTCTGAAGGATACGGATTATCTGAAGCTTCACCTGTTACTTGTTTCAACCCTACAGACCGTGAGCGTAAACCAGGCTCAATCGGACAATCGATCAGCAATGTTGAAAATAAAGTGGTCGATGAAAATGGGGATGAAGTGGGCGTTGGGGAAGTAGGCGAGCTGATCGTACGCGGACCGAATGTCATGAAAGGCTATTACAACATGCCTGAAGAAACTGCTGTAGCGATTCGCGACGGCTGGTTATATACAGGTGACTTGGCAAGAAAAGACGAGGAAGGTTACTTCTACATCGTCGACCGCAAAAAGGATATGATAATTGTAGGCGGTTACAATGTTTACCCACGTGAAGTAGAAGAAGTATTGTTCTCACATGAAGGGATTGTGGAAGCGGCAGTAGTAGGCTTCCCGGATTTGGACTTTGGTGAAGCGGTACATGCCTATGTTGTTTTGAAGGATCCTTCATTAACAGTAGAAGCAATTCGCGAATTTTGTGCAGACCGTATTGTGAAATACAAAGTACCGACTGTCATCGAAATTTTGGACGAGCTGCCAAAAAACACAACAGGCAAAATTCTGCGCCGTTCTTTAAAAGAAATAGCAAGAACATAA
- a CDS encoding ABC transporter permease has product MTFLQFAYRNVFRNFRNYAAFFMASFFSVFVFFIYSMLMFHPEIERGFLGEVSIAGMVFAEIVLVLFSWFFIFYSMRAFLEARSKEFAILLHLGMDRNQLGKLIIIETMTIGIFSCISGIVFGFAFSKFFFMIVREILNLNALPLYLSWEPFVLTLFVYLSAFVVISTLSTLFTPDIKIRNFIRGPKFVDAAVTYSKRNAILGIILILCGYGLALITTKSSIFSYTLLIPVFVTLGTYYFFTDTTLYIIDRLKGRKQFYWKKARMLAIAEQVQILRFNSRMFFIVTLVSTLAFLTVGVLSAMSSYTSQYDKINPIGLLYKGEMDNPYEIEHILSVIDELEFNGISYHMTRFTVMRQTSSYTSNPVEVFRETDINHLLFSYKYPLVNLKSGEAMFIPYSEDSIEKLEKTEVKTVLKENNVDLTINSVYPKMFFPTAIISSNSIIISDEDFEKLKNEFEMSPYVEPGYHLFTFDIPNWTETENIGIDIQQMVARDYLINKEYTLPFYFENAGLNYSYILATYSLLTLIGILVVAVFLLASGSFVYFKIYANLDREKKQFDMLVKVGLSGKELKRLITRNLMIQFFLPWGLAFVHSAFAFYVVQTVLNDVMNLSIVKEVVFSFTMFALIQIVYFFLIRWRYISHVRG; this is encoded by the coding sequence GTGACTTTTCTTCAATTCGCTTACCGTAACGTTTTCCGGAATTTCCGTAACTATGCCGCCTTTTTTATGGCCAGCTTTTTTAGTGTTTTTGTGTTCTTTATTTATTCGATGCTCATGTTCCATCCTGAAATCGAACGCGGTTTTTTAGGGGAAGTATCGATAGCCGGAATGGTTTTTGCTGAAATCGTTCTTGTGCTGTTTTCATGGTTTTTTATTTTTTACTCGATGCGTGCCTTTTTGGAAGCGCGCTCTAAAGAGTTTGCGATATTGCTTCATCTTGGCATGGACCGGAATCAGCTTGGAAAACTGATCATCATCGAAACAATGACAATTGGCATTTTCTCCTGTATTTCCGGTATTGTTTTTGGATTTGCATTTTCAAAATTTTTCTTTATGATTGTCCGTGAAATTTTAAACTTAAATGCATTGCCGCTCTATTTATCATGGGAGCCGTTTGTGCTGACATTATTCGTTTATTTAAGCGCATTTGTTGTCATCTCGACGTTGAGTACCCTGTTTACTCCGGACATTAAAATACGGAACTTTATAAGAGGCCCGAAGTTTGTCGATGCTGCTGTGACCTATTCAAAGCGTAATGCCATTTTAGGAATTATCCTTATTTTATGCGGATACGGTCTTGCACTTATTACAACGAAGTCATCTATTTTTTCGTATACATTATTGATCCCTGTTTTCGTGACATTGGGAACTTATTATTTCTTTACGGATACAACGCTTTATATTATTGATCGGTTGAAGGGGCGAAAGCAGTTTTACTGGAAAAAGGCACGCATGCTGGCGATTGCTGAACAAGTGCAGATTTTACGTTTCAACTCACGCATGTTTTTCATTGTGACACTCGTCTCGACACTTGCCTTTTTAACGGTCGGTGTTTTATCGGCGATGTCTTCCTATACTTCACAATATGACAAGATCAATCCAATCGGCCTCCTCTATAAAGGGGAAATGGATAATCCTTATGAAATTGAACATATTTTATCCGTCATTGATGAGCTTGAATTTAATGGAATCAGTTATCATATGACACGCTTTACGGTCATGCGCCAAACATCATCGTATACATCGAATCCGGTGGAAGTTTTCCGGGAAACAGATATTAACCATCTGCTGTTTTCGTATAAATACCCGCTTGTGAATTTAAAAAGCGGGGAAGCAATGTTCATCCCTTATTCGGAAGATTCGATTGAAAAGCTGGAGAAAACGGAAGTAAAGACGGTGCTAAAGGAAAATAATGTGGACCTGACGATTAACAGTGTATATCCGAAAATGTTTTTCCCGACGGCTATTATTAGCAGCAACTCCATTATCATTAGTGATGAAGACTTTGAAAAACTGAAAAATGAGTTTGAAATGTCGCCATATGTTGAGCCTGGCTATCATTTATTTACATTTGATATTCCTAACTGGACCGAAACGGAAAATATCGGAATCGATATTCAGCAGATGGTCGCCCGCGATTATCTGATCAACAAAGAATATACGTTACCGTTTTATTTTGAAAATGCCGGATTAAATTATTCTTATATATTAGCTACGTATTCTTTATTAACACTCATCGGTATATTAGTAGTAGCTGTATTTCTACTTGCGTCCGGAAGTTTCGTTTATTTCAAAATCTATGCCAACTTGGACCGTGAGAAAAAACAGTTTGATATGCTCGTTAAAGTAGGGTTGAGCGGAAAAGAACTGAAACGCCTTATTACGAGAAATTTAATGATTCAATTTTTCCTGCCGTGGGGTTTAGCCTTTGTACATAGTGCATTTGCGTTCTATGTTGTGCAAACCGTATTGAATGATGTAATGAATTTATCGATTGTAAAAGAGGTCGTATTTTCATTTACAATGTTTGCCCTTATTCAAATTGTTTACTTTTTCTTAATTCGCTGGCGTTATATTTCACATGTGCGCGGATGA